The following proteins come from a genomic window of Phnomibacter ginsenosidimutans:
- a CDS encoding PSD1 and planctomycete cytochrome C domain-containing protein: MLAFSLAGSLLLLHSCTQQSQENLPEEVSYNFHIRPLLSDKCFKCHGPDTAKLEAGLRLDIASAAYAPLKESKGKFAIVPGKPELSELIRRIRSTDSTEMMPPPDAHLGMMSKAEVALFEKWIAQGAKYEPHWAFVAPVKAKPPIVKDEEWNKQPIDQFVAAAMAKQGLDHNEEEEPAKLLKRLSFDLTGLPPSMAQMEAFDKDHSDAAYEKMVDQLLASPQYGEKMALHWLDVGRYADSYGYQDDNIRTQWPWRDWVIHAFNQNMPYNQFITWQIAGDMLPNANKEMQLATAFFRNHKYTEEGGVIDEEYRVEYLIDKVKTYSKGMLGLTVECAQCHDHKYDPFSQKDYFSMFAFFNNTYEVGYEGDVSISKPAKNPVMPIRKEDVKNILSFINQKDTNMLTVSVLGERDSTRKTYVLNRGVYNLPTSTVAEPEALPAVMKYDVNSFPRNRIGLAKWTVDRRNPLTARVFVNQVWQEFFGRGIVKTSGDFGMQGELPSHPQLLDWLAVDFMENGWNIKRLVKQIVMSATYRQSNKVSKTQLEKDPENIYLSRSPRIRLKAEFIKDMLMASSGLLNPEIGGPSVKPYQPKGIWETASSGRGELATYKQDKGSSLYRRGMYTFIKLTVPPPSMAIFDASNRDQCEVKRLKTGTPLQALVMLNDPTSLEASRVLAQQLLAGKGTDESRISIAFQHIICRKPSAKEMDILQAYLQAQRKAYTSKQLNADKTLAQGEYPLPANANKLELAAWMKLCSTMYNMEEAITK; the protein is encoded by the coding sequence TTGCTTGCATTCAGCCTTGCCGGCTCTTTGCTGCTGTTGCATAGCTGCACACAGCAATCGCAGGAAAACTTACCTGAAGAAGTAAGTTATAATTTTCACATCAGGCCCTTGCTCAGCGACAAATGTTTTAAATGTCATGGCCCCGATACAGCCAAGCTGGAAGCGGGTTTGCGCCTCGATATTGCCAGTGCTGCGTATGCTCCTTTGAAAGAAAGCAAAGGCAAATTTGCCATTGTACCGGGCAAGCCGGAACTCAGCGAATTGATACGCCGCATCCGGAGCACCGACAGCACAGAAATGATGCCGCCACCAGATGCACACCTCGGCATGATGTCGAAAGCAGAAGTAGCCTTGTTTGAAAAATGGATTGCACAAGGTGCGAAATACGAACCGCATTGGGCATTTGTAGCACCCGTAAAAGCAAAGCCGCCAATAGTGAAAGATGAAGAATGGAACAAGCAGCCCATTGATCAATTTGTAGCGGCAGCAATGGCAAAGCAAGGCCTCGACCACAACGAAGAAGAAGAACCTGCCAAATTATTGAAACGGCTGAGTTTCGACCTCACAGGTTTGCCGCCAAGTATGGCGCAAATGGAAGCTTTCGACAAAGACCACAGTGATGCTGCTTATGAAAAAATGGTAGATCAACTGCTGGCATCGCCGCAGTATGGCGAAAAGATGGCCTTGCATTGGCTGGATGTTGGCCGCTATGCCGATAGCTACGGTTATCAGGATGACAACATTCGTACCCAATGGCCCTGGCGGGATTGGGTGATACATGCGTTCAATCAAAACATGCCGTACAATCAGTTTATTACCTGGCAAATAGCCGGCGATATGCTGCCCAATGCCAACAAGGAAATGCAATTGGCCACTGCATTTTTCCGCAATCATAAGTACACTGAAGAAGGTGGTGTGATTGATGAAGAATACCGCGTAGAATATTTGATTGATAAAGTAAAAACATACAGCAAAGGCATGCTGGGCCTCACCGTAGAATGTGCCCAATGCCATGATCATAAATACGATCCCTTTTCACAAAAAGATTACTTCAGCATGTTTGCGTTTTTCAACAACACGTATGAAGTAGGGTACGAAGGCGATGTATCCATTTCCAAACCGGCAAAAAATCCGGTGATGCCCATTCGCAAGGAAGATGTGAAAAATATTCTGTCCTTCATCAACCAAAAGGATACCAACATGCTTACGGTTTCTGTACTCGGCGAAAGAGACAGCACCCGCAAAACCTATGTACTCAATCGTGGAGTATACAACCTCCCGACTAGTACAGTCGCCGAACCGGAAGCATTGCCAGCGGTGATGAAATACGATGTCAACAGCTTTCCCCGCAACCGTATTGGTCTTGCCAAATGGACGGTGGACAGGCGCAACCCACTTACAGCAAGAGTGTTTGTGAATCAGGTGTGGCAGGAGTTTTTTGGCAGAGGCATTGTAAAAACCAGCGGCGATTTTGGTATGCAAGGCGAACTGCCTTCGCATCCGCAACTGCTCGATTGGCTGGCAGTTGACTTCATGGAAAACGGCTGGAACATCAAACGATTGGTAAAGCAAATAGTGATGAGTGCCACCTATCGCCAAAGCAACAAAGTGAGCAAAACACAATTGGAAAAAGATCCTGAAAACATTTATCTCTCCCGTTCGCCACGCATCCGGCTCAAGGCAGAATTCATTAAAGACATGCTGATGGCCAGCAGTGGATTACTGAATCCTGAAATCGGCGGACCCAGCGTAAAGCCCTACCAGCCGAAAGGCATTTGGGAAACAGCATCGTCCGGCAGAGGCGAACTGGCTACTTATAAACAAGACAAAGGCAGCAGCTTGTACCGGAGGGGCATGTACACTTTTATCAAGCTTACTGTACCACCGCCATCCATGGCCATTTTTGATGCCAGCAACCGCGACCAATGTGAAGTAAAAAGATTGAAGACCGGCACACCGCTGCAAGCATTGGTGATGCTGAATGACCCTACCAGTCTGGAAGCATCAAGAGTATTGGCACAACAGCTGCTGGCTGGTAAAGGAACTGACGAAAGCCGCATCAGTATAGCCTTTCAGCACATCATTTGCCGCAAGCCATCCGCTAAAGAAATGGACATTTTGCAGGCCTATTTGCAGGCACAGCGCAAAGCATATACCAGCAAACAATTGAACGCCGATAAAACATTGGCACAGGGAGAATATCCATTGCCCGCCAATGCCAACAAGCTAGAACTGGCTGCATGGATGAAACTCTGCAGCACCATGTACAACATGGAAGAAGCCATTACAAAATAA
- a CDS encoding family 10 glycosylhydrolase, with translation MPLLLAGSFLLLAVGSHAQITKKPLPTDSSLKQLERKYIQTPVRRVLQSNGDVWLQRDFSNYLMSAGKQFEGIAMEDDDHGHPDHTAQLVDMLNRPHPSVVVMEKYFREAAQEFGVPVAILRAYAQVQSNWAQVGESMYGSWGMMGLIEQGNVTQITKSASLMGISNDAIKNEARQNIRAAAVLLALYKKQSGSSGNSYEDWFAAVAQLTGLTDADMRYSLAKRVFGVMQQGSKTISIWGEIIALSPDETVSIPSIESMGNIAVLGNGTPDYTAAIYNLTTCNFNSRPVGAGINYYFVHYIATGTYEGAISWFKNCTSQVSAHYVVRNSDGQITQVVDEAKRAWSQGVTEYNDQGIGVEHEVLVTNLSMWDSQPMLTEAGKLCADVCTRNGIPKTRRSANGDKGIYGHSDVRATDCPNMTQLRWDNFLANVAGAIPSVATPTLYSIQATSGSTAVTATWKANLETNLLGYRLYYASSDDMSNWVLAANEQTLTAATTSITLQPSQFVVVPNEPVYHFKLTAVVSNGALSPVESPASDVYSRSWNTTGPKILIVDAFDRSNGSYKSSTHNFAARYMKALRDRGNVEISTVANERIEDGSINLQQYNIVIWFMGDESSANVVFSAAEKTAISNYLNNGGKLLLSGSEIAYNIGRSAAAGYDLAFMTNYLKASYVGDGASTYTPATGIAGTAFEGISIPFGVVYLEDFPDNIAAAGGSSNVFDYAIAGAKGGVAYSGTFGSGTTPGAIVYISYTLETATDIDMSLFMNKLLPYFGDSVLPAPPVAVNDAATTSAGSTKRIHVLQNDLPNGGSINTNTVTIVAAAGNGTATALSDGSIRYQPNNGFTGADAFTYKVASTDGYFSNTATVNIAVQETVACEATPAEKDDRYPLRDLRGAWVSTVSNLDWPSSRSLSTAQQQSTLLELLDSLKAAGINSVFLQVRPESDALYASNIEPWSYWLTGAQGTAPSPMWDPLAFAVAAAHERGMDLHAWLNPYRAKQSTPTLASNHVAVQHPEWTFTSGTLTMLDPGLPGVRQHIVNVIGDIASRYDVDGIHFDDYFYPYSGMASQDLGTFANNNPLGFTDTAAWRRNNVNTLIAMVYDTLQSINAAMQKNVVFGVSPFGIWKSGTPAGITGTSSYSAHYCDPIAWLQAGKVDYLAPQLYWKITGAQDFDKLSKWWNDRGQEYGRHIYPGLALYRMDDASNWAAAEILSQINLTRDNNRPQVFGNIMFRAAQLKNNSKNIKTELRNSAFRYPSYAPAFAWKDAVCPNAPTQVMFDGDTLRWQKPMVAADGDTAVKYVVYRYDNQGDLSQMKQDGARVVSIVSSNKLYLPNAGYALYAVSALDDNNNESDATLSSFNNVVLCPNASTTLPALVMGSTYQWQQWTGSSWQSLTDNATFTGTQNASLQLNQLPASMYGLQLRAVANSTDAGPVYTVTFGTNWTGSSNQNWHNAANWSCAAVPDATVDVIVPANITVFPVVNASGAAARSILLRYGATLQVTPGYNIQVGIQ, from the coding sequence ATGCCCCTTTTGTTGGCTGGCAGCTTCCTTTTGCTGGCTGTTGGCAGTCATGCACAAATCACCAAAAAGCCATTGCCTACCGACAGCTCACTCAAGCAGCTGGAGCGGAAGTACATTCAAACACCAGTTCGTCGTGTGCTGCAATCCAACGGCGATGTGTGGCTGCAACGTGATTTCAGCAACTACCTCATGAGTGCCGGCAAACAATTCGAAGGCATTGCCATGGAAGACGATGATCATGGCCACCCCGACCATACAGCACAGCTGGTAGACATGCTCAATCGCCCCCATCCTTCCGTAGTCGTCATGGAAAAATATTTCCGTGAAGCGGCGCAGGAATTTGGCGTACCTGTAGCCATTCTTCGTGCCTATGCACAGGTGCAAAGCAACTGGGCACAGGTGGGTGAAAGCATGTATGGATCTTGGGGCATGATGGGCCTGATAGAGCAGGGCAACGTGACGCAAATAACAAAATCTGCAAGCCTGATGGGCATTTCCAACGATGCGATTAAAAACGAAGCCCGGCAAAACATACGGGCAGCAGCTGTGCTGTTGGCTTTGTATAAAAAACAGAGCGGTAGCAGCGGCAACAGTTACGAAGATTGGTTTGCGGCCGTAGCACAACTCACCGGCCTTACCGACGCCGACATGCGGTACAGTCTTGCAAAAAGGGTGTTCGGGGTAATGCAACAAGGCAGCAAAACCATCAGCATTTGGGGTGAAATTATTGCACTTTCTCCCGATGAAACAGTAAGTATTCCCAGCATTGAAAGCATGGGAAATATTGCTGTATTGGGTAATGGAACGCCCGATTATACTGCCGCCATTTACAACCTCACCACTTGCAACTTCAATAGCCGCCCCGTGGGTGCAGGCATCAACTATTATTTTGTACACTATATCGCAACGGGTACTTATGAAGGCGCCATCAGCTGGTTTAAAAACTGTACCTCACAAGTGAGTGCTCACTATGTAGTACGCAACAGTGATGGGCAAATAACCCAGGTGGTAGATGAAGCCAAACGAGCCTGGAGCCAGGGCGTAACCGAATACAACGACCAAGGTATTGGTGTAGAGCATGAAGTACTCGTAACCAACCTGAGTATGTGGGATAGCCAGCCCATGCTTACTGAAGCGGGTAAGCTTTGCGCCGATGTATGTACCAGAAACGGCATTCCGAAAACCCGCCGCTCCGCCAATGGCGACAAAGGCATTTATGGCCACAGCGATGTACGGGCCACCGACTGCCCCAATATGACTCAGTTGCGCTGGGACAATTTCCTCGCCAACGTAGCTGGCGCCATACCCAGCGTGGCTACGCCAACCTTGTACAGCATACAAGCCACCAGTGGCAGCACCGCAGTAACCGCTACCTGGAAAGCCAACCTCGAAACCAATTTGCTGGGCTATCGCTTGTACTACGCCAGCAGCGATGACATGAGCAATTGGGTACTGGCCGCCAATGAACAAACACTTACCGCAGCTACCACCAGCATCACCTTACAACCATCACAATTTGTAGTGGTGCCCAACGAGCCGGTCTATCATTTCAAACTCACAGCAGTGGTCAGCAATGGGGCACTGTCGCCGGTGGAAAGTCCGGCAAGTGATGTATACTCCCGGTCGTGGAATACCACCGGCCCCAAAATATTGATTGTAGATGCCTTCGACCGCTCCAACGGATCATACAAAAGCAGTACGCACAACTTTGCGGCCCGCTATATGAAAGCCTTGCGAGACAGGGGCAATGTAGAAATCAGCACGGTGGCCAATGAACGCATTGAAGACGGCAGTATCAACCTGCAGCAATACAACATTGTGATATGGTTTATGGGCGATGAGAGTAGCGCCAACGTGGTATTTTCTGCAGCAGAAAAAACAGCCATTTCCAATTACCTGAACAATGGCGGAAAACTGTTGCTCTCTGGTTCAGAAATTGCCTACAACATTGGTCGCAGCGCTGCCGCTGGTTACGACCTTGCCTTTATGACGAATTACCTCAAGGCTTCTTATGTTGGTGATGGCGCATCTACGTACACACCCGCCACTGGTATTGCCGGTACAGCATTCGAAGGCATCAGTATTCCGTTTGGTGTAGTTTACCTCGAAGATTTTCCAGACAACATTGCTGCTGCAGGGGGTAGTAGCAATGTATTTGATTACGCCATAGCTGGCGCCAAAGGCGGGGTAGCCTACAGCGGCACATTTGGCAGCGGCACTACACCCGGTGCCATAGTATATATTTCCTATACACTTGAAACTGCTACTGATATTGACATGAGTTTGTTTATGAACAAACTGCTGCCGTATTTTGGCGATTCTGTTTTGCCCGCACCACCAGTAGCAGTAAACGATGCCGCTACCACTTCGGCAGGTAGCACAAAAAGAATTCATGTATTGCAAAACGATTTGCCCAATGGCGGCAGCATCAATACCAATACTGTGACGATTGTAGCAGCGGCAGGCAATGGTACAGCAACCGCACTGTCGGATGGCAGTATTCGTTATCAACCCAACAATGGCTTTACAGGCGCAGATGCCTTTACCTACAAGGTAGCTTCTACCGATGGCTATTTTTCTAATACTGCTACAGTAAACATAGCCGTGCAAGAAACGGTAGCCTGCGAAGCAACGCCTGCCGAAAAAGACGACCGTTATCCGCTCCGTGATTTGCGTGGCGCATGGGTCTCAACCGTTTCCAATCTCGACTGGCCATCTTCCCGCAGCCTGAGTACTGCACAACAGCAAAGTACGTTGCTGGAGTTGCTCGACTCTTTGAAAGCTGCCGGCATCAACTCCGTGTTTTTACAAGTACGGCCAGAGTCTGATGCCCTGTATGCTTCGAACATTGAACCATGGAGCTACTGGCTTACTGGTGCACAGGGTACAGCACCTTCACCCATGTGGGATCCGCTGGCTTTTGCAGTAGCCGCGGCACATGAGCGGGGTATGGATTTGCATGCATGGCTCAACCCCTACCGGGCCAAGCAAAGCACTCCAACATTGGCATCCAACCACGTGGCCGTGCAACATCCTGAATGGACATTTACATCGGGCACACTCACCATGCTCGACCCGGGTTTGCCTGGAGTGCGGCAGCACATTGTGAATGTGATTGGCGACATTGCCAGCCGCTACGATGTTGACGGCATTCACTTCGATGATTATTTCTATCCCTACAGCGGCATGGCTTCGCAAGATTTGGGCACGTTTGCCAACAACAATCCGCTGGGCTTTACCGATACTGCTGCCTGGCGCCGCAACAACGTGAACACCCTCATTGCAATGGTGTATGACACCTTGCAAAGCATCAATGCCGCCATGCAAAAAAATGTGGTGTTTGGTGTGAGTCCGTTTGGCATTTGGAAAAGCGGCACTCCTGCCGGCATTACTGGCACATCCTCTTACAGTGCACATTATTGCGACCCCATTGCATGGCTGCAAGCAGGTAAAGTAGATTATCTGGCGCCGCAGTTATACTGGAAAATTACCGGTGCACAAGACTTTGACAAACTCAGCAAATGGTGGAACGACCGTGGTCAGGAGTATGGCCGCCACATTTACCCTGGCCTTGCTTTGTACCGCATGGATGATGCCAGCAACTGGGCTGCTGCCGAAATATTGTCGCAAATCAATTTGACGAGAGACAACAACCGGCCGCAGGTTTTTGGCAACATCATGTTCAGAGCAGCACAGCTGAAAAACAACAGCAAAAACATCAAAACAGAACTGCGTAACTCTGCATTCCGTTATCCTTCTTATGCACCGGCATTTGCGTGGAAAGATGCGGTATGTCCGAATGCGCCGACACAAGTAATGTTCGATGGCGACACTTTGCGTTGGCAAAAACCAATGGTAGCTGCCGATGGCGATACCGCTGTAAAATATGTGGTGTATCGCTACGACAACCAAGGCGACTTATCGCAAATGAAACAGGATGGCGCCAGAGTGGTGAGCATTGTGAGCAGCAATAAATTGTACCTGCCCAATGCGGGCTATGCGTTGTACGCCGTATCTGCATTGGATGACAACAACAACGAAAGCGATGCTACCCTCAGCAGTTTTAATAATGTCGTGCTTTGCCCCAATGCCAGCACAACGCTGCCTGCGTTGGTGATGGGCAGTACATACCAATGGCAGCAATGGACAGGCAGTAGCTGGCAATCACTCACCGACAATGCCACATTTACCGGCACACAAAATGCCAGCCTGCAATTGAATCAATTGCCAGCCAGCATGTATGGCTTGCAACTGCGGGCTGTAGCCAATAGCACTGACGCAGGGCCGGTGTACACTGTTACATTCGGCACCAACTGGACAGGCAGCAGTAATCAAAACTGGCACAATGCCGCCAACTGGAGTTGTGCAGCCGTGCCCGATGCGACTGTGGATGTGATTGTACCGGCGAACATTACGGTCTTCCCGGTGGTGAATGCTTCAGGTGCTGCCGCAAGAAGCATCCTGTTGCGCTATGGCGCTACCCTGCAAGTAACACCAGGTTACAACATACAAGTAGGCATACAATAA
- a CDS encoding MFS transporter yields the protein MQPKQYGIFSLPVVVGALGFFVDIYDLLLFSIVRKSSFRDLGVPESAMKDIGESIISWQMMGLTVGGILWGMMGDKKGRKSVLFGSILLYSLATIANGFVQTVDQYTWLRFIAGLGLAGELGASITLTSELLPKEKRGIAAAIIATSGVFGTIAAYFVHSLSGEDWRLCYFIGGGMGIALLFLRVGVLDSGLYDASKKADVPMGNFTMFFNNRERMMRYLRGIFIGLPVWYVIGVLISFSDEFARRFGIADFDQPKALMLQYVALVFGDMGAGFLSNYLRSRKKTLFIYYGILSLFILLFFGLKGGGTASNMYLLCMGLGFGSGISVVYITMSAEQFGTNLRATAAISIPNLVRGFLPLILLLFQWLRSEHMLNNYLTAAAVTGAGIIALGIWSVYKTPETFHKDLDYLETNG from the coding sequence ATGCAGCCCAAACAATACGGCATTTTTTCGCTACCGGTGGTAGTGGGTGCCCTCGGTTTTTTTGTCGACATCTACGATTTGCTCCTGTTCAGCATTGTGCGTAAATCCAGCTTTCGTGATTTGGGTGTGCCTGAGTCAGCCATGAAAGACATTGGCGAAAGCATCATCAGCTGGCAAATGATGGGCCTCACTGTGGGCGGCATTTTGTGGGGCATGATGGGCGATAAGAAAGGCCGCAAGAGTGTGTTGTTTGGTTCCATCCTGCTGTACTCACTGGCTACTATCGCCAATGGATTTGTGCAAACCGTAGATCAATACACCTGGCTGCGTTTTATAGCCGGACTGGGGCTGGCCGGCGAATTGGGCGCCAGCATTACCCTCACCAGCGAATTGCTGCCCAAAGAAAAACGCGGCATTGCGGCAGCCATCATTGCTACCAGTGGTGTGTTTGGCACCATTGCCGCCTACTTTGTACACAGCCTCAGTGGCGAAGACTGGCGCCTCTGTTATTTCATTGGCGGTGGCATGGGCATAGCTTTATTGTTTTTGCGGGTGGGGGTGCTCGATAGCGGCCTCTACGATGCCAGCAAAAAGGCAGATGTACCCATGGGCAATTTCACTATGTTTTTCAACAACCGTGAACGCATGATGCGTTATCTGCGGGGCATTTTCATTGGCCTACCGGTTTGGTACGTGATTGGTGTGCTCATTAGTTTTTCGGATGAGTTTGCCCGCCGTTTCGGCATTGCCGATTTTGACCAGCCCAAGGCACTGATGCTGCAATACGTGGCGTTGGTGTTTGGCGACATGGGCGCTGGTTTTCTTAGCAATTATTTGCGCAGCCGCAAAAAAACCTTGTTCATTTACTATGGTATTTTATCGCTGTTCATCCTCCTGTTTTTTGGTTTGAAAGGCGGCGGCACGGCCAGCAATATGTACCTGCTGTGCATGGGGCTTGGCTTTGGTTCCGGCATTTCGGTGGTATACATTACCATGAGTGCTGAGCAGTTTGGTACCAACCTTCGGGCCACAGCCGCCATCTCTATTCCCAATTTGGTGCGGGGCTTTTTGCCACTCATTTTATTGCTGTTTCAATGGCTGCGCAGTGAGCATATGCTCAACAATTACCTGACGGCCGCAGCGGTAACGGGAGCCGGCATCATTGCCCTTGGCATTTGGTCGGTGTACAAAACACCCGAAACTTTTCACAAAGACCTCGATTACCTCGAGACCAACGGGTAA